In Methylacidiphilum infernorum V4, a single window of DNA contains:
- a CDS encoding methylamine dehydrogenase light chain: protein MKAIDRLVEFFCRHLALRLPRRSFFASFALFIGAAKNIMAVPVERPSLLKDDAEEKKGKEPPASNDPATSCSYWRYCSLDGFLCSCCGGGATACPPGTFPSPTHWVGSCRNPEDGKHYLVSYRDCCGKGYCGRCYCRQTDAKEMPVYQLLRNNDTIWCFGAPNMIYHCTGAAVLAPAQDNPREEREPVSQHKEKD, encoded by the coding sequence ATGAAAGCAATTGACCGTCTCGTTGAGTTTTTTTGCCGCCATCTTGCCTTACGCCTGCCAAGGAGAAGTTTCTTCGCTTCTTTTGCCCTTTTTATAGGGGCGGCTAAGAACATCATGGCGGTCCCGGTTGAACGTCCCAGCCTTCTAAAGGATGATGCGGAAGAAAAAAAAGGAAAAGAACCGCCTGCAAGCAACGATCCTGCCACTTCCTGTTCCTATTGGAGATACTGCAGCCTAGACGGTTTTCTCTGCAGCTGCTGTGGAGGGGGGGCCACAGCCTGTCCTCCCGGCACCTTCCCCTCTCCCACTCATTGGGTTGGAAGTTGCAGGAATCCCGAGGATGGCAAACATTACCTTGTTTCCTATCGGGATTGCTGTGGCAAAGGATACTGCGGTCGCTGTTACTGCCGCCAGACCGACGCAAAGGAAATGCCCGTCTATCAACTGCTCCGCAACAATGATACAATCTGGTGTTTTGGAGCTCCTAACATGATCTATCACTGTACGGGAGCCGCCGTTCTTGCCCCTGCTCAAGACAATCCCCGGGAAGAAAGAGAACCGGTATCGCAGCACAAGGAAAAGGACTGA
- a CDS encoding c-type cytochrome: MVAIDPRFSWSLSKEEELYWLHCSGCHGLKGEGVAGVSPRINETIGYFASTEKARKYIIKLPGVALSPMSDEELADLLNWMVDSFSPQKFPFKKFTKEEIARQRTEPLWEIEKERLSLLKTLPQKEALSRSWKKFRLDSSP; this comes from the coding sequence ATGGTTGCGATTGACCCCCGTTTTTCATGGAGCTTGTCCAAGGAAGAGGAGCTATACTGGCTTCACTGCTCGGGTTGTCATGGTTTAAAAGGAGAGGGCGTTGCCGGGGTCTCTCCTCGGATCAACGAAACGATCGGCTACTTTGCCAGTACCGAGAAGGCAAGAAAGTATATCATCAAGCTTCCCGGGGTGGCCCTATCCCCCATGAGCGACGAGGAACTTGCCGATCTTCTCAATTGGATGGTCGACTCTTTCAGCCCGCAGAAATTCCCCTTTAAAAAATTTACGAAAGAGGAGATAGCCCGGCAGAGAACAGAACCTCTATGGGAAATAGAAAAAGAAAGGTTGAGCCTGCTCAAGACCCTGCCTCAAAAAGAGGCCTTAAGCCGATCCTGGAAAAAATTCCGGCTCGATTCCTCCCCATGA
- the glk gene encoding glucokinase, producing the protein MILVGDVGGTHTRFALFESITSRRLLYPIEYFKSKDIADFTTFVRLFLEKRKLKVQAACFGLPGLIVDCKAKLTNLNWVVDEEVLRDTCGTEYCYLINDLQAAAYGLAVLDEKELMVIQEGKTQPRGCQALISPGTGLGEAGLRWENGRYVPFPSEGAHVDFAPRNEQEIELFRYLHNLYGHVSYERVLSGPGLLNIYRFLKETQTAVDHNGLETELENSEDPPRLISLHGLQKDSMLCVKALDLFVSLLGAEAGNLALKFLASAGVYIGGGIAPHIVEKLKEPFFIESFCDKGRLSFFLKEVPLKVVLTPCLGLYGALHYIEEQMAAG; encoded by the coding sequence ATGATTCTTGTTGGAGATGTGGGGGGAACCCATACTCGTTTCGCCCTTTTTGAATCTATAACATCAAGGCGGTTGCTCTACCCGATCGAATATTTCAAGAGCAAAGATATAGCCGATTTTACAACCTTTGTCCGCCTTTTCTTGGAAAAGAGGAAGCTTAAAGTCCAGGCGGCTTGTTTCGGCCTTCCCGGTCTCATTGTCGATTGCAAAGCAAAACTGACGAATTTAAACTGGGTCGTCGATGAAGAAGTTTTACGGGATACTTGCGGAACGGAATACTGTTATCTTATCAATGACCTCCAGGCTGCAGCCTATGGGTTAGCTGTCCTGGACGAAAAAGAGCTCATGGTCATCCAGGAAGGGAAAACCCAGCCGAGGGGCTGTCAAGCCCTTATTTCCCCCGGAACCGGCCTGGGTGAAGCGGGATTAAGATGGGAAAACGGCCGCTACGTTCCTTTCCCTTCTGAAGGGGCCCACGTCGATTTTGCTCCAAGGAATGAACAGGAAATCGAACTTTTTAGGTATTTACACAACCTTTACGGGCATGTGAGTTATGAAAGGGTGCTTTCTGGACCCGGCCTTTTGAATATCTACAGGTTTTTGAAGGAAACTCAAACCGCCGTGGACCACAACGGGCTGGAAACCGAACTGGAAAATAGCGAAGATCCTCCACGGCTCATTTCTTTGCACGGCCTCCAAAAAGATTCCATGCTGTGTGTAAAAGCACTCGATCTTTTTGTTTCTTTGCTTGGGGCTGAAGCGGGAAATTTAGCCCTGAAATTTTTGGCGTCGGCCGGGGTATATATCGGGGGGGGAATTGCTCCGCATATTGTAGAAAAGCTCAAAGAACCTTTTTTTATAGAGTCTTTTTGCGACAAAGGAAGACTTTCCTTTTTCTTGAAAGAAGTTCCCCTGAAAGTTGTATTAACCCCTTGTCTAGGACTTTACGGTGCGCTGCATTATATCGAAGAACAAATGGCCGCGGGTTGA
- a CDS encoding class I SAM-dependent methyltransferase produces the protein MQPDRFLLQGNDLIPTLQALNVAYLGISMGVFKTLHAEGALSFEELQQKTAVDAEYLRRFCLAAYAFGFMDEKNSLYVLSPLGTLFADEKDRHKTLPLALQSVFYPLITSQVAKLSKTGGHVHAFPPFEDTAVFPFMWTMMEDKFSILFQKEIIPRLAFVEEIGPGGGIVVDVGCGNGWLLRALLTHFQTLRGLGIDSSQEGIAEAQKRAGGLKDRVQFVAADFFEYPLPQQVSLFTFSRSLHHLWSSRSRLVEKLKSALNPHSKVLVWEPVWPEKLEQLREENRQVLAFQNLHEFVEGNQLLGENQIETFLEECGLNVQKFVLDNGTDFVFVGSKD, from the coding sequence ATGCAACCAGACCGATTTCTCTTACAGGGCAATGACCTCATTCCCACCCTTCAAGCGCTTAACGTGGCTTACCTTGGAATAAGCATGGGAGTTTTCAAGACCTTGCATGCAGAGGGTGCTCTCTCTTTTGAGGAACTCCAGCAAAAAACGGCCGTTGATGCCGAGTATCTACGAAGGTTTTGTCTTGCCGCCTATGCTTTTGGTTTTATGGATGAAAAGAACTCCTTGTATGTTCTATCCCCCCTTGGGACCCTCTTCGCGGATGAAAAAGACAGGCACAAAACCTTACCCTTGGCCTTGCAATCGGTTTTTTATCCCTTAATCACCAGCCAAGTTGCGAAATTGTCTAAAACAGGAGGCCATGTTCATGCCTTCCCTCCTTTTGAAGATACGGCCGTTTTCCCGTTTATGTGGACGATGATGGAAGATAAATTTTCTATCCTTTTCCAAAAGGAAATTATTCCCAGGCTTGCTTTCGTCGAGGAAATCGGTCCTGGAGGGGGAATTGTCGTTGACGTCGGCTGCGGAAACGGCTGGTTGTTGCGAGCCCTTTTAACCCACTTTCAAACATTACGTGGACTCGGTATCGATTCCAGCCAGGAAGGTATTGCCGAGGCGCAAAAACGTGCGGGCGGCCTCAAAGACAGAGTTCAATTCGTTGCTGCGGACTTTTTTGAATATCCCTTGCCCCAACAGGTTTCTTTATTTACCTTTAGTCGGTCGTTGCATCATCTTTGGTCATCAAGATCAAGGCTGGTAGAGAAACTCAAGTCCGCCTTGAACCCTCATTCAAAGGTCCTGGTTTGGGAGCCGGTTTGGCCGGAAAAGCTCGAGCAATTAAGGGAAGAAAATAGGCAGGTCCTTGCCTTTCAAAACCTGCATGAATTTGTAGAAGGAAACCAGTTGCTCGGAGAAAACCAGATCGAAACTTTCTTGGAAGAATGCGGATTGAATGTTCAGAAATTCGTGCTGGATAATGGAACCGACTTCGTCTTTGTCGGGTCTAAGGATTAA
- a CDS encoding energy transducer TonB, with protein sequence MEIKDIIGLVASLVFHFVLLFGVGSLFYKKAEYAMGGAIGYSQIELVEGSSGKVDEPQAQSPVVPQPQKEEIPKKEDFSLLEKKKEEPKPALAITKPSANYGQGRTGKGKNTRTLVRGTASGGGGTTTAASPDYLHNPIPPYPEECRCRGQEGLVVLKVCVSPEGRPVSVQLSKSSGFTAMDRSALETVQRWKFNPAKMAGIPVTSYVIVPIRFKLLND encoded by the coding sequence ATGGAAATAAAGGATATCATTGGATTGGTTGCTTCGCTGGTATTTCATTTCGTCCTCTTGTTCGGGGTGGGTTCCCTCTTTTACAAGAAGGCCGAGTACGCCATGGGTGGCGCTATAGGCTATTCGCAGATCGAGCTCGTGGAGGGAAGCAGCGGCAAGGTTGACGAACCCCAGGCTCAATCCCCCGTCGTTCCTCAACCCCAAAAAGAAGAGATTCCCAAGAAGGAGGATTTTTCTCTTCTAGAAAAGAAAAAGGAAGAACCAAAGCCCGCTCTTGCCATTACGAAGCCTTCTGCGAATTACGGACAGGGAAGGACGGGAAAAGGCAAAAATACAAGGACCCTTGTTCGAGGAACCGCTAGCGGGGGTGGAGGCACAACGACCGCCGCTTCCCCCGACTACCTTCACAACCCTATTCCTCCTTATCCCGAAGAATGCCGCTGTCGGGGTCAAGAAGGATTGGTCGTTTTAAAAGTGTGTGTATCTCCGGAAGGCAGGCCGGTGAGCGTGCAACTGTCAAAAAGCTCGGGATTCACGGCCATGGATAGATCAGCGCTTGAGACGGTTCAAAGGTGGAAATTTAATCCCGCCAAAATGGCCGGTATACCCGTCACCTCCTACGTGATCGTTCCTATACGGTTCAAGCTTTTAAATGATTAA
- a CDS encoding Slp family lipoprotein: protein MAKFVSLLFPSPACFLAILLVLVFLSSCSPISGRIMKEAQGSPSFTEIKKNPNRYKNKMVILGGTIAQVKNLKNKSYIEIIQNPLDNTDYPLDSSKSSGRFLVLTSRFIDPQLYSVGKRITVAGRIIGGQPGVIGQRTYVYPLIAASQIHLWPSYSASEYDYQALGMGMGPFMGPSWGWGGYGPGFFW, encoded by the coding sequence ATGGCTAAATTTGTTTCTTTACTTTTTCCTTCCCCGGCCTGCTTCTTGGCAATCCTTTTAGTGCTTGTTTTCTTGAGTTCCTGCAGCCCTATATCGGGTCGCATTATGAAAGAAGCCCAAGGAAGCCCTTCTTTTACGGAGATTAAAAAGAATCCTAACCGCTACAAGAATAAAATGGTGATACTCGGGGGCACCATTGCCCAAGTCAAAAACCTGAAAAACAAAAGTTACATAGAAATTATTCAAAACCCGTTGGACAATACCGATTATCCCTTGGACAGTTCAAAATCCTCGGGTCGATTCCTTGTCCTAACAAGCCGTTTTATCGATCCCCAGCTTTACAGCGTCGGCAAAAGGATAACGGTTGCAGGCAGGATCATCGGTGGCCAGCCTGGAGTCATAGGTCAAAGAACTTATGTCTATCCCTTGATTGCCGCTTCCCAAATCCACCTCTGGCCATCCTATTCCGCATCGGAATACGACTACCAGGCTCTAGGCATGGGCATGGGTCCGTTTATGGGTCCATCCTGGGGGTGGGGAGGATATGGACCGGGATTTTTCTGGTAG
- a CDS encoding Slp family lipoprotein, with protein sequence MNSPSLGFRILFLPVLLFGLISCSPFSSTVKKETRGQPSFSQLIRNPQAYKGRTVMFGGTIAQTKNLKNTTLIEVIQKPLDSSTDRPLDTDRSGGRFLIASKKFLDPSIYSKDRAVTVVGKVLGVQPGVIGKRSYAYPVIGATQIHLWSESYYYPGYYYPGYFWGPGWGWGWGPGWGWGWGPGWGWGWGWW encoded by the coding sequence ATGAATTCCCCTAGCCTTGGGTTTAGGATTCTCTTCCTTCCGGTTCTTCTTTTTGGATTGATTTCCTGTAGTCCTTTTTCAAGCACGGTAAAAAAAGAAACCCGGGGCCAACCTTCCTTTTCCCAGCTCATACGAAATCCCCAAGCCTACAAGGGAAGGACCGTGATGTTCGGGGGAACCATAGCCCAAACGAAAAATTTAAAAAATACCACGCTGATCGAGGTAATTCAAAAGCCCTTGGATAGTTCAACGGACAGGCCCCTGGATACGGATAGAAGCGGAGGCCGGTTCCTGATCGCCTCAAAAAAATTTCTCGATCCCTCTATTTACAGTAAAGATAGGGCGGTGACGGTTGTCGGCAAAGTCCTGGGTGTTCAGCCCGGAGTGATCGGGAAAAGATCCTACGCCTACCCGGTCATCGGGGCAACCCAGATCCATCTTTGGTCAGAGTCCTATTATTACCCCGGGTACTACTACCCCGGTTATTTCTGGGGCCCAGGTTGGGGCTGGGGTTGGGGCCCAGGCTGGGGGTGGGGCTGGGGTCCAGGTTGGGGTTGGGGCTGGGGCTGGTGGTAA
- a CDS encoding PA0069 family radical SAM protein has product MQQSVQKVERGWKGRGALSNPSNRFESLKLEWEEEYQTGHGVRKTLFYEDPTSEILSYNKSPDLGFELSLNPYRGCEHGCIYCYARPTHEYLGFSAGVDFESRILVKTKAPFLLEKVFRSPRWKSKLILVSGVTDCYQPCESHFKLTRQCLEIFLKYRQPLALITKNRLVCRDMDLLKELARHNLVNVSLSVTTLDPALASVLEPRASKPQLRLEAIRALSSEGIPVGVMIAPVIPGLNDCEMPSILKAASEAGASFAGYSLLRLPWSVADLFVEWLSAHFPGKKEKILNRIKDYREGKLSDSRFGTRMTGSGKAAAEFNQWFGCFLRKYGYGEKKKPGINSPLNQQLELFE; this is encoded by the coding sequence GTGCAGCAATCAGTTCAAAAGGTCGAAAGGGGATGGAAGGGTAGAGGAGCACTCTCCAATCCTTCTAACAGGTTTGAATCCTTAAAGCTAGAATGGGAAGAGGAGTATCAAACAGGCCATGGGGTGAGGAAAACGCTTTTTTACGAGGATCCCACCTCCGAAATCTTGTCCTATAACAAGAGCCCTGATCTCGGTTTTGAGCTGAGTCTTAATCCCTATAGGGGATGCGAGCATGGGTGCATTTACTGCTATGCCCGTCCAACCCATGAGTACTTGGGCTTTTCTGCTGGAGTCGATTTTGAAAGCCGGATTCTTGTCAAAACCAAGGCTCCTTTTCTATTGGAAAAAGTTTTCCGCTCGCCGCGGTGGAAAAGCAAGCTGATCTTGGTTAGCGGGGTAACCGACTGTTATCAACCTTGCGAATCCCATTTTAAACTCACCCGGCAGTGCTTGGAAATTTTTTTAAAATATCGCCAACCCCTTGCGCTGATTACGAAAAACCGTCTTGTATGCAGGGACATGGATCTATTAAAGGAGCTTGCCCGGCATAATTTAGTGAACGTTTCTCTTTCCGTGACGACCCTGGATCCTGCCTTGGCCTCGGTTCTTGAACCACGGGCAAGCAAGCCGCAGTTGAGGCTTGAAGCCATCAGGGCCCTTTCCTCGGAAGGTATTCCGGTGGGAGTGATGATCGCCCCGGTCATTCCCGGGTTGAACGATTGTGAAATGCCTTCTATCTTGAAGGCTGCTTCCGAAGCGGGAGCTTCATTTGCAGGGTATTCCTTGTTGCGGTTGCCGTGGTCGGTAGCGGATCTTTTTGTTGAGTGGCTTTCGGCCCATTTTCCAGGAAAAAAAGAAAAAATCCTAAACCGCATCAAGGATTATAGGGAAGGCAAGCTTAGCGACAGCCGCTTTGGGACGAGGATGACCGGCAGCGGGAAAGCGGCCGCAGAATTTAACCAGTGGTTTGGATGCTTTCTCCGTAAGTATGGATATGGGGAAAAGAAAAAACCGGGTATAAACTCTCCCCTCAATCAACAACTGGAGCTCTTTGAGTAA
- a CDS encoding LysR family transcriptional regulator, which produces MENDNDYFFQKLQGADTVELNPNHLLTLLKVIREKSVTRAAELMNLGQPAISARLRQLNLAVGEPLYRRKGHEVVLTPAGEGLMVYAVALEENMKKAEGYIRRLKGLSAGTLRIGATVTASNYYIPLSLVEFQKKFPGIRISVETAPTHELFRRMTELDLGFVEDPIEEDIPETFQVKKWWKDKIVLIYWKDHPMSEKWQNGVMLEELVDYPIIWREPESGVRKTVEKAIEKKGLRFKLCFEVSGADAVKEAVRAKMGIGFVARRVLEHGNSDLLYCEIDPPRGIEWWINIIEPIDKMKSRATQALVDLCMQMSHKLMDKKVKSEHLKENDMLGNIA; this is translated from the coding sequence ATGGAAAATGATAATGATTATTTTTTTCAGAAACTGCAGGGAGCCGATACCGTCGAACTCAATCCCAACCACCTGTTAACCTTGCTGAAAGTGATTAGAGAAAAAAGCGTGACCCGGGCTGCCGAGCTCATGAACCTGGGTCAACCTGCCATTTCGGCCAGGCTCAGGCAATTGAACCTCGCCGTGGGAGAGCCTCTATACCGGAGAAAGGGACATGAAGTCGTCCTTACTCCAGCGGGTGAAGGGCTCATGGTCTATGCCGTTGCCCTCGAGGAAAACATGAAAAAAGCCGAAGGCTATATCCGGCGGCTAAAAGGTTTGTCAGCGGGGACTCTACGCATTGGAGCGACGGTAACCGCTTCCAATTATTATATTCCCCTCTCCCTGGTAGAATTCCAGAAAAAGTTCCCCGGCATTCGTATTTCCGTAGAAACGGCTCCTACCCATGAATTGTTCCGCCGCATGACGGAATTGGACCTGGGTTTCGTGGAAGACCCGATAGAGGAAGATATTCCCGAGACTTTCCAAGTCAAGAAATGGTGGAAGGATAAAATTGTTTTGATTTATTGGAAAGATCATCCCATGTCTGAAAAATGGCAAAATGGGGTAATGCTTGAAGAACTCGTTGATTATCCCATTATTTGGAGGGAACCCGAATCAGGCGTAAGAAAAACGGTTGAAAAGGCGATAGAAAAAAAAGGATTGCGTTTCAAGCTCTGTTTCGAGGTCAGTGGGGCCGACGCGGTCAAAGAAGCGGTAAGAGCAAAGATGGGTATCGGTTTTGTCGCCAGGCGGGTTCTCGAGCATGGGAACAGCGATCTTCTCTATTGTGAAATCGATCCTCCCCGTGGTATCGAATGGTGGATAAATATCATTGAGCCGATTGATAAAATGAAAAGCAGGGCTACCCAGGCACTGGTCGATTTGTGCATGCAGATGAGCCATAAACTCATGGATAAGAAAGTCAAAAGCGAACATTTGAAAGAAAACGACATGCTGGGTAATATCGCTTAA
- a CDS encoding IS607 family transposase: MESTMSTGRAAKLLGVSVKTMQRWEREGRLIPAARTDSNRRLYTESQLRDFLGLRHAVSEPTRLIAYCRVSSAAQKPDLVNQRKVLEEFVVAKGLANVEFIEEVGGGLNFKRKRFLELMDAIGRREVKTLILAHRDRLTRFGFEWFEHFASRNGCELLVLNLERLSPEQEMVQDLMTIVNCFSSRLYGLRNYRKKLNEALKLDATNATQV, translated from the coding sequence ATGGAAAGCACTATGAGCACGGGCCGGGCGGCCAAGCTGCTGGGGGTCTCGGTCAAGACCATGCAGCGATGGGAGCGTGAAGGCCGACTAATTCCTGCGGCGCGGACCGACAGCAACCGAAGGCTTTACACCGAATCACAGCTTCGTGATTTTCTCGGCCTGCGCCATGCGGTGTCCGAGCCGACGCGGCTCATCGCGTACTGCCGCGTCTCCAGCGCCGCACAGAAGCCCGATCTTGTTAATCAGCGCAAGGTGCTGGAAGAGTTCGTGGTGGCAAAGGGACTGGCGAACGTCGAGTTCATCGAAGAGGTCGGTGGCGGACTGAACTTCAAGCGCAAGCGCTTTTTGGAACTCATGGACGCCATTGGACGGCGAGAGGTCAAAACCCTGATCCTTGCCCACCGCGACCGGCTCACCCGGTTTGGCTTCGAGTGGTTCGAGCATTTCGCCAGTAGGAATGGGTGCGAACTTCTCGTGCTCAACCTGGAGCGGCTGTCGCCCGAACAGGAAATGGTGCAGGACCTGATGACCATCGTGAATTGCTTCTCGTCCAGGCTCTACGGTTTGCGCAACTACCGAAAAAAGCTCAACGAAGCGCTGAAGCTGGACGCGACCAACGCGACACAGGTGTGA
- a CDS encoding helix-turn-helix domain-containing protein: MQLTHKIALRPTPEQADYFARACGTARRVWNWALDEWKRQYAAGCKPNAMALKKQFNAIKYRDPQWLDEDGQPWFKTIHRDAHAQPFAYLEKAWKRYFADRKAGKPVSEPQFKKKGRCRDSFA, encoded by the coding sequence GTGCAACTGACCCACAAAATCGCCCTTCGTCCGACGCCCGAGCAGGCAGACTACTTTGCCCGCGCCTGCGGCACCGCGCGGCGCGTCTGGAACTGGGCGCTGGACGAGTGGAAGCGCCAGTATGCCGCCGGGTGTAAACCCAACGCGATGGCGCTCAAAAAGCAGTTCAACGCCATCAAGTACCGCGACCCGCAGTGGCTCGACGAGGACGGGCAGCCGTGGTTCAAGACCATCCATCGGGACGCCCACGCGCAGCCCTTTGCGTACCTGGAAAAAGCCTGGAAGCGCTACTTTGCCGACCGCAAAGCGGGCAAACCGGTGTCTGAACCGCAATTCAAGAAGAAAGGCCGCTGCCGCGACAGCTTCGCCTGA
- a CDS encoding RNA-guided endonuclease InsQ/TnpB family protein → MRLPKVGEVAMAEALRFEGKILGATVSRTADRWFVAIQVEVPDRIFHRRRTGDGVVGLDFGVKAAATLSSGEAIDAPRPLKAALRRLRIRSRRLSRKIEAAKVAAGFAPQARLPKGTKLPVSNNRRKSAATLARLHARVANVRADFTHKLTTRLCRKNQAVVIEDLHVKGMLANDRLARAISDVGLGMFREQIEYKARRYGTRLIIADRWYPSSRLCSVCGWKNEALTLKDRSWTCPECGARHDRDFNAALNLKRLATATALPVASPSGNSGAAAEMVSAVVGKVTPVRDDSVEESGQEENSAHLCARF, encoded by the coding sequence ATTCGCCTGCCCAAAGTGGGCGAAGTCGCCATGGCCGAGGCGCTGCGCTTTGAGGGCAAGATTCTCGGCGCCACCGTCTCTCGCACGGCGGATCGCTGGTTTGTGGCGATTCAGGTCGAAGTGCCAGACCGCATATTCCATCGCCGCCGCACGGGCGATGGTGTTGTGGGCCTTGACTTTGGCGTCAAAGCAGCAGCCACCCTCTCAAGTGGCGAAGCGATTGATGCTCCCAGACCGTTGAAAGCCGCTCTGCGCCGATTGAGAATCCGTAGCCGACGCTTAAGCCGCAAGATCGAAGCCGCCAAGGTTGCCGCCGGATTTGCTCCTCAAGCTCGTCTGCCCAAAGGCACCAAACTTCCCGTCTCCAACAACCGCAGGAAGTCTGCTGCGACATTGGCAAGGCTGCACGCCCGCGTTGCCAATGTCAGAGCGGATTTCACCCACAAGCTCACGACCCGGCTCTGCCGTAAAAACCAAGCGGTGGTGATCGAGGATTTGCACGTCAAAGGCATGTTGGCAAACGACCGACTGGCCCGTGCCATCAGCGACGTGGGCTTGGGGATGTTTCGCGAGCAGATCGAGTACAAGGCGAGGCGCTACGGCACGCGGCTCATCATCGCCGATCGCTGGTATCCGAGCAGTCGCCTGTGTTCGGTTTGCGGGTGGAAGAACGAGGCGCTGACGCTCAAGGATCGGAGCTGGACGTGTCCCGAGTGCGGCGCGCGCCACGACCGCGACTTCAACGCGGCGCTCAACCTCAAACGGCTGGCAACCGCAACTGCCCTACCCGTGGCGAGTCCGTCTGGTAACAGCGGCGCTGCGGCAGAGATGGTCTCTGCCGTAGTCGGGAAAGTTACGCCTGTCAGAGACGATTCCGTTGAGGAATCGGGGCAGGAAGAGAACAGTGCGCACCTTTGCGCACGTTTTTGA